Proteins from one Trichoplusia ni isolate ovarian cell line Hi5 chromosome 9, tn1, whole genome shotgun sequence genomic window:
- the LOC113497533 gene encoding neuroendocrine protein 7B2: MGPLAVLIMATSIVGTMGFIPHGSIGEKDPILTEALLREVVERMGKEFNDAASSYLEFPSSDRHLSLMSRANKELENEQLDYDSLIDGNPNPSLRDQEYLQHSSLWGHQYVTGGAGEGEQRLQPSGVMPNHQMVKTDAVLPAYCNPPNPCPVGYTEDQGCISEFENTAAFSREYQLSQHCMCDGEHMFSCPADSSSDLDLPFPEHHKNLVAKKYQPAVENPYLTGERLPIAAKKGFDVNTY, encoded by the exons ATGGGCCCACTCGCAGTCTTAATTATGGCGACAAGCATCGTAGGAACAATGGGCTTTATCCCCCATGGTTCTATTGGGGAAAAG GACCCCATCCTAACGGAGGCTTTACTTCGTGAAGTCGTCGAGCGTATGGGCAAGGAATTCAACGACGCTGCGTCCTCGTATCTCGAGTTCCCGTCGAGCGACCGTCACCTATCGCTGATGTCTCGCGCCAACAAGGAGCTGGAGAACGAACAGCTGGACTACGACTCCCTCATCGACGGCAACCCCAACCCCAGCCTGCGGGACCAAGAGTACCTGCAGCACAG CTCCCTCTGGGGCCATCAGTACGTAACCGGTGGTGCTGGCGAGGGTGAGCAGCGGCTTCAGCCTTCTGGTGTGATGCCTAACCATCAGATGGTGAAGACCGATGCCGTGCTCCCGGCCTACTGCAACCCCCCGAACCCCTGCCCCGTTGGATACACAG AGGATCAAGGCTGCATCAGCGAGTTCGAGAACACCGCCGCCTTCAGCCGTGAGTACCAGCTGTCGCAGCACTGCATGTGTGACGGCGAGCATATGTTCAGCTGCCCCGCCGACTCCTCCTCGGACCTCGACCTTCCTTTCCCCGAGCACCACAAGAACCTCGTCGCCAAGAAATACCAACCGGCT GTAGAAAATCCTTATTTGACGGGCGAACGCTTACCGATCGCAGCCAAAAAAGGTTTTGATGTCAATACGTACTAA
- the LOC113497568 gene encoding gremlin-1-like, which produces MLAPISRYNMENLSKSHIWLAAAALLATCGVCASAGVGNRKPFTPTDSILDIIDTEQVQRFLAERQRAEQATASASTSFVQRNELGDGSSETGMVVSMPEQEENTELPPGVEFRKILKSSKNALVVTKKDYLKEDWCKTEPLVQKIREPGCLPTTVINKFCYGQCNSFYIPKGPRRRDNNPDRPQPAFKSCSFCRPKKFTWVTVTLRCPGQNPPFKRKRLQKVKQCKCLPVGVN; this is translated from the exons ATGTTGGCTCCCATCTCTAGATACAAC ATGGAGAATTTATCGAAATCTCATATTTGGCTGGCGGCTGCAGCGCTCCTGGCCACCTGTGGGGTGTGCGCCAGCGCCGGTGTGGGCAACAGGAAGCCCTTTACCCCGACCGACTCCATCCTGGACATCATCGACACCGAACAAGTGCAGAGGTTCCTGGCTGAGAGGCAGAGAGCGGAACAGGCCACTGCTTCGGCCTCCACCTCTTTTGTGCAGAGAAACGAACTCGGAGATGGCAGCTCTGAGACTGGTATGGTGGTCTCCATGCCGGAGCAAGAAGAGAACACGGAGCTGCCTCCCGGTGTCGAATTcaggaaaatattgaaatcatcGAAGAATGCCTTGGTTGTCACGAAGAAGgattatttaaaagaagattGGTGTAAAACTGAGCCTTTGGTTCAGAAAATCCGAGAACCTGGTTGTCTGCCCACCACAGTGATAAACAAATTTTGCTACGGACAGTGCAACTCGTTTTACATACCGAAGGGCCCGCGGCGTCGCGACAACAACCCCGACCGGCCGCAGCCTGCCTTCAAGTCGTGCTCGTTTTGTAGGCCTAAGAAGTTTACATGGGTGACAGTGACGCTGCGTTGTCCCGGCCAGAACCCGCCGTTCAAACGCAAGCGGTTGCAGAAGGTTAAACAGTGCAAGTGTTTACCGGTCGGAGTGAATTGA